The stretch of DNA GGTAGAGTCGCAGAAGAAGGTTAAGGTAGCTTGCCTGGGCCCATAGCGCGATCATCATCAGCAGAGAGATCAACCAGAAGTCGAGCAGGGCCGGAGTGGTCATTAAGCCGCCGCGCATCAGGTGCGCCAATACCAGCCAAACCAGGACCAGCACCCCGGCAACAAACCCCTCACGCAGGCTAAGGGGGAAGATGGTCAGGGCAGCGATGTACACAAAAGGCAAAAACGAGTATCCCATCGCGAACCCTTGCCGACCCGCTTCTCCCAGAACCCACTGGGCATAAAAATAGAAGCCGCCCAACGCCAGCAGCAACAACCCGAGCAATACTCGATTTTGATTGAGTGACCGAAGCTTGAAGCTGGATAGTCCAATCACCAACAGGGCACCGGCCAACACCACCCGGGCGATGGTAATCGAAAATGCATAGTCACCGCTGAGCGTTGCCAGGTCGACAGGAATCCAGAGGATACCGAGCAGGGCGAAGGAAAAGGTCAGTACCCGGACTCGACGGGCAATATAGCCGGCTCGGGTGTAGTTAAAGTCGTCGGAGTGGTTCTTTGCCGCAATCAGGTCGGCGAGATGGAAGTGCGTGTTTAACGAATGGACAAGCTGGGACAACACCAGATGCTCTCCTGAAATCAATCCTTGATGGATAGCACATTAAAACAGGGGGCTGCGCGGGTCAATCAGGCAGCCGGTAAAATGGCGAGGGCGCCTTACAGGCGCCCCTCAGGCAGACTTAACCGGGTATGTAAACACCGCCCCGTCGAATCGCTTTTACCAACTCTTTGGTGGAAAGGTCGAGTTGGTCAATCGCCTCCTGATAGTTGCCATCAGCAGCCAGCGCCTCTGCTTTCTCTCTAAAGCCAAGGGCTGTTTCAAGTGCGGCGTCGACGGCCTGTGCAATCGAGGGTGATTTTTCGCGCTTTTCCTTGAGCAGTACGTTAACCAGCATCTGGTGAGTATCATTACGATCCACCTCGTAGTGGTACTCCTCCTCCTTGCTCGCGAAGTTCAGGCTGCGCACCAGGGTATCCCCACCGCGAAGCCCTTCAATATTGGTCTTGATCGTATTCAACGCCCCTTCGAGCACCCCCTTGCCCTGGGTGAACAACTTACGATCATGCAGCTGCTGCGCACTGACAATGAGGTTGTCCACCTCGGCATGGGTCTGCTTGGCGATTTTATCCGCCTTTTTTTCAGCAGCGACGGCATCAAAAGCTTTCAACAGCGCCTGTACGCTTTCCAGCTTCTTGTCGTAGTCAGCTTTGTCTTTGGCTTCTCGAACCTCGGCAGGCTCGGCGGACTTAACGGCTTCGAACATCACCTTGAGGGCTTCGTCCAATGCCTTCTTGGAATCCTCCCCCTCAAGCTCCTGGGCTTGCTCATAGAGGCTTTTGGCGCGCTGGTGAAGCTCGGCAGCTTTGGGGTCGTTACTGGCTTCAATCTGTTGCGCTGCGGTGGAGCGATAGATCAGGTTGCTCGCGAAGCCCATGCGCGGATCGCTTCCCGCCTGGGCAATCATCAAGGGCTGGGCAGCCAGCCCGACACTCAGGGCAACCGAAAACAGTGTCGCTGAGGCAAGGGAAAGCGACTTGATCAATGATCTACAGGGTGTTGACTTGTTCATCAGTTGTCTCGAATTATCAAATAGCAAACGATTAGGGAACCATGACACCGGCCGTACGAAGCGCGCGCGACATCTCTTTCGCTGCACCCTCCAGGCTGTCAATAGCCTGTTCCATCTGGCCACTCTCGGCAAAGCTTAGTGCTTGTGCCCGCTTAGTCTCTGCCAGTTTGAGATACTCCGATATTTTATCATCACTGGCGGTACTCTTGCCGCTTGATCGTGTCATCTGTAGCAGCGCCTGGTAACTCTTCAAGCGCCGCAGCTCATACTCATACTCCTCGGAGGGTGAAGTAAAGTTCAGGCTATGCACCACCGTCTGCTTATCCCTTAACTCGGAGATAAAGTTAACCAAGGAGTTATAGGCCAGGTACAGGGTCTCCTGCGCTTTCAACCCCTCACCCGATGCTCGCTGCTGCTGGGCCAGGTCGAGCTGCTCCTGAACCTGTGCCAGTCGCTCCTGAACACCGGGAGTAGATGGTTGATTTTCGAGCGAACCAATAAATGCCAGAATGCTTTCGCGCAGGGCCAGATACTCACCGCTCGTCACTTGCTGCGGCTTTTGAGTGATACGACCGGTCGCCCCAGACAGCAGCCGCAGCGTTTCATTGGCCAACTGGGCAGCCTGTTTGTAGGCCCCCAGTTCAAGCTGTATTTCGGCGGCATGCATGGTCTGGCGAGCCATTGAGAGCAGTGACTTGGCCCCGCCATTATCGCTCTGCTCAATGGCCTGGATTTTTTCACTGCCCTGCATCATGCTCTGCACCAACTGCAGCTTCTGGCGCGCAGCCGCTTCATCGTTGTCCGTTGCTGCAATGTGTACAGCACTGACCGTCAATGCCCCCGCTAAAAGCGGAAGCAACAACCAACGAAGAGTGATAGAGCCTGAAAACATGGTTCATTACTTCTTCTGTGAGTGACAACGACGGCACTCAGACACAGGGAACGCGACCTTACCGTGGCATACACCACACTTTTCACCCATCAGGATCGACGCCATGCTGATCTGGTTGGCGCCCTTCTTGGGGATGAAGATCGCAGGGTGGCAGTTGGAGCAATCCAACCACTCAGTGTGCTGCTTGTGAGGGTATACCACGTTGGGCATTGATCCCTTCACCTCACGCACAATATTCAGATCCATCACGAACGGCTTCTTGTTAGGATCCATGCGGTCGAAACGCGGGTTGATATCGCCGTTTTCCAGCGCCTTTACCCAGTCAACATGGTTACCAAAGGCGTTAGAGGGCATGGAAGCGAAGGCCTCCTTGGGTTGCTGCAGAGCGTACACGTCCTCGTTTTCCGGATCGTGAATGCCATCTTCAAAAGGAGGTGGGTTCCACTCGGCGCGCGACTTCATCAGGCGGTTAAACGTGTTCACCGGCTTCTTCTTGGCAGCGCCAGCAGCGTTGGCGGCCGCCGTTGGCTGTGCATTAGCCTCGGCATTGGGGGCCGCTGCGGCCTCTTTTTTGGGCTTGGCTTCTGCCGCCTTGGCAACCGTTGGCTTGGTGTTTTGCTTATCGCTCAGTTTGACCTTGGCATCCTCAAGCAGGAAGGCAACCGCATTTTCAATATCCCCGGCGCTCAACGCGGGGTTGCCACCCTTGGCGGGCATATTGCCTTTACCATTGACGGCGTTATCGACCAAGGCACCAAAGCCCTGGGCCACTCGCTTGCTCCAGTCGGCATTGTCGCCAATTTTCGGGGCTCCCATAACACCAACACCGTGACAGCCGGCGCAGTTGGCATTAACAATTTCTTTACCTTTAGCCGTATCAGCCGCTTGTGCACTGCCCATCAGCCCGAGGACCAGGACGGGAACCATTACCAGGGATTTACCCAGTTCAATATTGAAATTTTTCACGTCTACTACCCCTGTTACTTGGTCGCTTTTGGCTTGGGAGCAACCAACTGCTGCACAGTGCTCTGGTGAACCTGGGTCGGTGTACCCGGCGTACCCGAGTGACACAGGTTGCAGTTTTCTACCGACCAGGCGATCTCACCGTTATGGCAGGCGCCACAGAACTGGCCGTCGATGATCTTGAGCATGTTGATGTCGTTACCGCCCGCCTGGAACTTGAATCCAAGGTCGGCGTGGCACACTTTGCAACGAAAGCGAATACGGTGAAACCAGTGCGGAAAAACCGCGGGGCGCATACCCGCGCCATCGGAGTAGTTATTAATCACGATATCGCCGTACTCAGCATTGGCAGGCCCGATAAAGCCTCCCACTACGGTCGCCGTCAGCAACACCAGCAACAGGCGTCTAAAAATCCCCAAGGCGTTCTTCTGTGTCATCTCTATGGTCACAAATCTATGGGCCAGCTTGGCCGGTTCCTGTTTCCTACGCGCTCACACAACCGGTGATTGCGCATACCTCATCTAGTAAAAACAAACGCGTCCTTTCGCCCCAACTCGCCGGGCAGAATCCTAGATCACTTAATAAGCAATATGAGTGCCAGTTCACATAAAAAGCGGCGGCACGGATGGCTGCTTCGTCACAAACTTGCGCACAGACAATGAGTTGGGGGAGGTTAACGGGAGCAGAGGTGTCCAATCCAGCGCCTCTCTCGGAGGCTCAGTGACTCCCAAATTCGGGAAGCATCCCCAGAGAGTGGAATCGAGCTTAGAAGTCCCCAAAGTAGCGGCGGGCGCGAACATTGAACCTGTAGTCCTCCCCTCCATCGCGCTTAAAGGCGGTTAAATCGCTATTGAGCTCCAACCGCCCGACTCGATAGGTGAGCCGATTCTCCCAGCTGGCCTCGTACTCATCCTCGTCATCGAAAAGGTTTTGATCACGCCCGCCGGATCGAGTCTCATATTTTTTGTTGAGGCGCAACGAAGAGCGAAACGACAGACTTCGAACATTCAACAGGCGGTTATCCACATAAGAGACATAACCGCGGGCATAGCTACGGCTGATATTCTCTCCACTTTCACGCAACTCATCCAGATATTCCAGGGTCATATCCGCCTCCCAGTTCCGGTAACGGCTGAGAGTGGAGGTGCGATTTACCTGAAGGTAGTAGCGCTGCGCCTCTTTGATATCGGCCTCCAGCACATCGAAGGCGCGCTGATCCTCCACAGAGGTGCGCAAAAAGGAGGAGACCCCGGGCTCGACCCGGCGGAAGGTAAGACTCACGCGGTGTATCACCGACTTATCATCAGTACTGTCAGCTCTGCTGTCAAAGTTGGAGGCGAACTGCTGGTCGAACTGCATCCGCGTATCCTCAGCAAAACTGAAGTTAAACTCCCGGGTTAACGCATGACCCAGGCTGCCGGCAAGCTGCTGGGAGCTGCCATCCTCCTCTCTTGAGTTTCGCACCGATGCGCGGGCGAAGCGGTTATAGTCGTAGGTACGCCAGCGAATCGCGACCGGGCGGTAGGAGACCCCCAACCGTTCGTTGTGGGTGGCATAGGTTTGCTCATTATCCCGCCTGCCCCCGACACTCAGCTGGCCATCGAAACGCAGGGCGGTAGAGTAATCGTAACTGACCCCCGTCCCCAGATCGAGGGTATCGCGCTTCGCCCCCCCTCCATCCGAGGTATCTACTTCACGGGTTGCCAGGCGGCCAAACCCGCTGAGGCGCCAACGCTTATACTTCAGGGGACGCCACAACAGGCTGTTGTTCTGCTGCCAATCACGTTCGGTTCTTGTGCGGTTAGCGTATCGCTGCTCCTCATCAAAGAGGGAGAGAAAAGACTCATTGGAAAAACTGGCTTGCGGATTAAAGCGGTAACGGGAGAAAAAACGGCTGGTGTCGGTTTGCTCGATCAGGCCCCTCCTATCAGCCACCTTGAGGCGAGAGCTGTCCCGACGCGTAAAGTTGTAACTACTCTTCAGCGCATGGTGCTCAGACCAACTGTTGTCGGCAGACAGTGCCAGGCGATAGCGCTGCTCGATACCATCATTGCGACTATCGTTGGTCTCCGCATACAACTCCCCCTGGTAAATGTCATGACCCAGAGTTCGATATCGTTGCTCCAGACCAAGCGACAGCGTGGTAAGAGAGTCGTTTTCCCCAAAGGAACGGCGCCGCTCGCTGGATTTCAACCCAAGAGTGGCGGTAAAAGGAAATCGGCTGGTGGGGTAGAGGGAAAAAAGGGTCTCACCGCTGCCGGTCAGTGAGGCAGAGGAGTTTTTATAGTCCCCCTGAGACTCAAGCAGACTGAGGGTAAAGTCACCGTTCATTAGCAACCTTGAATACCAGGGCCTCCACACATAGCCAGCGCTCTGGGCGACTGCCCGCAGATTCAGTTCCTCTTCCGTCCCGCTGTTGGTACGAGTCCCCGCTGAGTCGGAACGGCTGCGCTCCTCCCGATGACTGAGCCCCAGAGAGCCACCGAAACGAACCCCCGGATTGGACATATAAACGGCAGAGTGGGCCTCAAGGGAGACCCCGAGAAGCAAAAGACAGGGCAATATGGTGGCGACACACCGCTTCAAGCAACGCCTTCCCCTACCGGTCGATTCCATATAATGCTCAAGAGCCTCAACTGCAGGCCTGAAAAGGCCTTAGGAGCCGGGCTCACCCCTGGTGGGCTCCGGCGGCTCCTCTGCACCAGCAGCAACACCTGCAGGCTGCCGATACTCTTCACTCAGTGAAATATCACTCTGGCTGCGCAACCGCTTTATCAGCTCCATCCAACGTTGTTCTCCCTGCTCCCTTTTCGCCAGAGCCTCCGCACGATCATAAACGTCGGCAAGCGCATTCAACTTCTGGGGATTCCGCTCATCGAGACGGATGATCAGCCACCCCTCCAGCAACCGGATCGGCTTAAGCAGGTCACCGACCTCAGCCCCATCCAGTGCCTCTTCTACCGTTTCACCCAACATACCCTGGTGAATAAAACCCATATCCCCACCCCGCTCGGCTGAGGGGTCGCCGGAATACTCCAGCGCCAAACTGGCGAAATCCCCCCCTTCCTCAAGGGCCATGTAAAGGGTTTGGGCAAGCTCACCCACCTCCTGCCAACGGGCAGAGGGGGCTGACGGGGCAACCGCTAGCAGAATCACCGATACCCGCTGCTGAACCGGCGAGGTAAACTTGTCCGGATGCCTGAGGTAATAGGCCTTTAC from Aestuariirhabdus litorea encodes:
- a CDS encoding c(7)-type cytochrome triheme domain-containing protein; the encoded protein is MGIFRRLLLVLLTATVVGGFIGPANAEYGDIVINNYSDGAGMRPAVFPHWFHRIRFRCKVCHADLGFKFQAGGNDINMLKIIDGQFCGACHNGEIAWSVENCNLCHSGTPGTPTQVHQSTVQQLVAPKPKATK
- a CDS encoding GGDEF domain-containing protein, with the protein product MLSQLVHSLNTHFHLADLIAAKNHSDDFNYTRAGYIARRVRVLTFSFALLGILWIPVDLATLSGDYAFSITIARVVLAGALLVIGLSSFKLRSLNQNRVLLGLLLLALGGFYFYAQWVLGEAGRQGFAMGYSFLPFVYIAALTIFPLSLREGFVAGVLVLVWLVLAHLMRGGLMTTPALLDFWLISLLMMIALWAQASYLNLLLRLYRQATTDPLTGLFNRAMLMSNMELAISEAQPDEHFAILMFDLDYFKRINDTYGHMTGDEVLREFAKLVKAHLRPTDVVGRYGGEEFVALLRDVDEQQAQKMAERLRQACELHPIKTPGGETLNFTTSIGVTLSGPGNSIQSLLEKVDDLLYDAKHNGRNRVTFVSMAA
- a CDS encoding peptidylprolyl isomerase; the protein is MLRGLRFWVTKKRAAWRVCALCCLGAAPAWGQQCVQQNGDNAPEGVKVAATVNGMEIGDIELRASESLTARERYYHFSVPEGDEGGFRREVLDLLVDSRLLAKEALKRGLTVDDPSIQANLANLDGQYGDNPAWEAQRANILAFHQCRQERIQLVKQLESQVKEAASVTPEEVKAYYLRHPDKFTSPVQQRVSVILLAVAPSAPSARWQEVGELAQTLYMALEEGGDFASLALEYSGDPSAERGGDMGFIHQGMLGETVEEALDGAEVGDLLKPIRLLEGWLIIRLDERNPQKLNALADVYDRAEALAKREQGEQRWMELIKRLRSQSDISLSEEYRQPAGVAAGAEEPPEPTRGEPGS
- a CDS encoding c(7)-type cytochrome triheme domain-containing protein, whose protein sequence is MKNFNIELGKSLVMVPVLVLGLMGSAQAADTAKGKEIVNANCAGCHGVGVMGAPKIGDNADWSKRVAQGFGALVDNAVNGKGNMPAKGGNPALSAGDIENAVAFLLEDAKVKLSDKQNTKPTVAKAAEAKPKKEAAAAPNAEANAQPTAAANAAGAAKKKPVNTFNRLMKSRAEWNPPPFEDGIHDPENEDVYALQQPKEAFASMPSNAFGNHVDWVKALENGDINPRFDRMDPNKKPFVMDLNIVREVKGSMPNVVYPHKQHTEWLDCSNCHPAIFIPKKGANQISMASILMGEKCGVCHGKVAFPVSECRRCHSQKK